In one window of Arachis ipaensis cultivar K30076 chromosome B06, Araip1.1, whole genome shotgun sequence DNA:
- the LOC107647426 gene encoding uncharacterized protein LOC107647426, with translation MRTDEREKGNHARGGKKKGKERRKRKEKGKPEKGDGVDKGKKKKHSNTQYPIPIPLNLNPLNGNPHLTSLRHRRPCRLLCLAGHSASLTTSPALQLLHLLRRFSLLRFVVAVVAFSPLSASSALSDRLVVSVVCVLCSLEQVSGLCRLRPLLSRTDQLDLEDDRDDDGANNSMKNANQNETNQDITPHLSDKKRFFDFEITLWI, from the exons atgagaaCGGATGAGAGGGAGAAAGGGAATCATGCGAGGGGAGGGAAAAAGAAGGGGAAGGAAAGAAGGAAAAGGAAGGAAAAGGGAAAACCGGAAAAGGGGGACGGCGTCGACAAA ggaaaaaaaaagaaacactcGAATACCCAATACCCCATCCCCATTCCCCTTAACCTTAATCCCCTAAATGGTAACCCTCACCTCACCTCACTGCGACACCGCCGGCCGTGTCGTCTTCTTTGTCTCGCCGGACACAGTGCGTCTCTGACGACGTCACCTGCATTGCAGCTCCTTCATCTTCTTCGTCGCTTCTCCTTGCTCCGCTTCGTCGTCGCCGTCGTCGCGTTCTCTCCGTTGTCTGCGTCCTCTGCTCTCTCGGACAGGTTAGTGGTCTCTGTCGTCTGCGTCCTCTGCTCTCTCGAACAGGTTAGTGGTCTCTGTCGTCTGCGTCCTCTGCTCTCTCGAACAG ATCAATTGGATTTGGAAGATGATCGGGACGATGATGGAGCTAATAATTCTATGAAAAATGCAAATCAAAATGAAACCAATCAGGATATAACTCCACATTTGTCAGATAAAAAACGATTTTTCGACTTTGAAATCACTCTTTGGATATAG